A part of Gemmatimonas groenlandica genomic DNA contains:
- a CDS encoding TerC family protein, whose amino-acid sequence MPTTWWWIAFNAMVLALLAIDLGVFNRKAHAVSVREALGWSAVWISLAVGFGLWIGSSLGRPSMLEFFAGYLIEQALSVDNLFVFILIFGYFRIPAELQHRVLFWGIIGALFMRGAMIGAGAVLIAQFHWIIYVFGAFLVYTGAKMAFGGESEIEPESNPVIRVVRRFLPITTKFHGEHFFVRERIDGKAARLVATPLFVVLALVETTDVVFAVDSIPAIFGVTRNPFLVYTSNVFAILGLRSLYFVLAGVIGKFHLLKYGLALVLAFVGTKMLLSEIWPLSIGISLGVVGTLLVGSVLLSLVITPKESTEQAAAKADAP is encoded by the coding sequence ATGCCGACGACCTGGTGGTGGATCGCGTTCAACGCAATGGTGCTCGCCCTGCTGGCGATCGACCTCGGCGTATTCAACCGGAAGGCGCACGCGGTGAGCGTCCGAGAGGCTCTGGGATGGAGCGCGGTCTGGATCTCCCTAGCCGTGGGCTTCGGGCTCTGGATCGGGTCGTCGCTGGGCCGCCCGTCGATGCTGGAGTTCTTCGCCGGATACCTGATCGAGCAGGCGCTGTCCGTGGACAACCTGTTCGTGTTCATCCTGATCTTCGGCTACTTCCGCATTCCCGCTGAGCTGCAGCACCGCGTGCTCTTCTGGGGCATCATTGGCGCGCTCTTCATGCGCGGGGCCATGATCGGCGCGGGCGCCGTCCTCATCGCCCAGTTCCACTGGATCATCTACGTGTTCGGCGCGTTCCTGGTGTACACGGGGGCGAAGATGGCCTTCGGTGGTGAGAGCGAGATCGAGCCGGAGTCGAACCCCGTCATCCGAGTCGTGCGGCGCTTTCTCCCGATCACCACGAAGTTCCATGGTGAGCACTTCTTCGTGCGCGAGCGCATCGACGGGAAGGCAGCCAGGCTGGTCGCGACGCCCCTCTTCGTAGTGCTCGCGCTCGTCGAAACCACCGATGTGGTGTTCGCGGTCGATTCCATTCCCGCCATTTTCGGCGTCACGCGGAATCCATTTCTCGTGTACACGTCGAATGTGTTCGCGATTCTTGGCCTGAGGTCGCTCTACTTCGTGCTTGCCGGCGTGATCGGCAAGTTTCATCTCCTCAAGTACGGCTTGGCGCTCGTGCTTGCCTTCGTCGGCACGAAGATGCTCCTCTCGGAGATCTGGCCGCTGAGCATCGGTATCTCACTTGGCGTCGTCGGGACGCTGCTCGTGGGCAGTGTGCTGCTGTCCCTGGTGATCACGCCGAAGGAATCGACCGAGCAGGCCGCCGCCAAGGCCGACGCGCCTTAG
- the xerD gene encoding site-specific tyrosine recombinase XerD yields the protein MTASVPTPSPEEQSLRRGFHLLAFEDALALEERASPRTIEAYRRDVIRCAAFMREQGITKATEITPGSLREFVYHLKDLGLAGTSIRRNISALRTWFRIMLAEGLVTHDPTERLDTPARFRTLPEVLTVEDVLKLLAAPGLDERLAFRDRAMLELAYGAGLRVSEWIGLALKDVLLDEGLVRVLGKGSKERLVPIGRSAIGAVAVYVRELRPVLERGEGKGVLFLNGQGKPLTRMGAWKILRKYVTMAGIEKPVSPHTLRHSFATHLLEGGADLRAVQEMLGHADIATTQIYTHVDREYLRSVHRQFHPRP from the coding sequence GTGACGGCTTCTGTACCGACCCCCTCGCCTGAAGAGCAGTCCCTGCGTCGAGGATTCCACCTCCTCGCGTTCGAGGATGCGCTTGCCCTCGAGGAAAGGGCGTCGCCGCGCACGATCGAAGCCTATCGTCGTGACGTGATACGTTGTGCGGCGTTCATGCGCGAGCAGGGCATCACCAAAGCGACCGAGATCACGCCAGGATCGCTGCGTGAATTCGTGTACCACTTGAAGGATCTCGGGCTCGCCGGCACGTCGATCCGCCGGAACATCTCGGCGTTGCGCACCTGGTTCCGCATCATGCTGGCCGAAGGACTGGTAACGCACGACCCGACCGAGCGACTCGACACGCCGGCGCGATTCCGGACGCTGCCGGAAGTGCTCACTGTCGAGGACGTCTTGAAGCTCCTGGCCGCGCCCGGCCTCGACGAGCGGCTTGCGTTCCGGGACCGCGCGATGCTCGAGTTGGCCTATGGCGCCGGCCTCCGCGTGTCCGAATGGATCGGGCTGGCGCTCAAGGACGTCCTGCTCGACGAGGGCTTGGTGCGCGTGCTGGGTAAGGGCAGCAAGGAGCGCCTCGTGCCCATCGGCCGCTCCGCGATCGGTGCCGTTGCGGTGTACGTCCGTGAACTGCGTCCGGTGCTGGAGCGCGGCGAAGGAAAGGGCGTCCTGTTTCTCAACGGACAAGGGAAGCCGCTCACCCGGATGGGCGCGTGGAAAATCCTCCGCAAGTACGTCACGATGGCCGGTATCGAGAAGCCTGTGTCCCCGCACACGCTGCGGCACTCCTTCGCGACCCACCTGCTGGAGGGGGGGGCCGATCTCCGCGCGGTGCAGGAGATGCTCGGCCATGCCGATATCGCCACGACCCAGATCTACACGCACGTGGATCGCGAGTATCTTCGAAGTGTGCACCGCCAGTTCCACCCGCGTCCCTGA
- a CDS encoding radical SAM protein, giving the protein MPVSIPFDLDRLRDPALRPIGEKLRAGERLSIADGVTLFRSPDLLGVGAMADAANRARHGDRVTFASNQHINPTNVCVLRKTCVFCGYARLPKEEGAYRYSIEQVLAESDRADGSITREFHIVGGLDMEAGLEYYQTMFRALKERHPQVHIKALTAVEIAHIARIEKMSREDVLIALREAGLDTMPGGGAETFSAAVRDVIADKKLGGADYIDVHRTAHKLGIRSNCTMLYGHVETIEDRMQHLNMLRELQDETGGFLAYIPLAYHPDDNELGKTLGREGTSTTGFDDLRNLAVGRLFLDNFEHIKSHWIMVSTPVSQISLHFGVNDIEGTVVREKIYHAVGAHTPQGMTLPQLLGLIRGAGKVPAERDSFYRVLREFEPDDTGATDASTEPLAGAVG; this is encoded by the coding sequence ATGCCTGTCTCTATTCCGTTCGATCTCGATCGACTCCGCGATCCCGCGCTGCGCCCTATCGGGGAGAAGCTGCGCGCTGGTGAGCGTCTGTCCATCGCCGATGGAGTCACCCTGTTCCGCTCGCCCGATCTGCTGGGTGTGGGCGCCATGGCCGACGCGGCCAACCGTGCCCGTCACGGTGACCGCGTCACGTTCGCGTCGAATCAGCACATCAACCCCACCAACGTCTGCGTGCTGCGCAAGACGTGCGTGTTCTGCGGGTATGCGCGACTGCCCAAGGAAGAGGGGGCCTATCGGTACAGCATCGAGCAGGTGCTCGCCGAATCTGATCGCGCCGACGGTTCGATCACCCGGGAGTTCCACATCGTCGGCGGCCTCGATATGGAGGCGGGCCTCGAGTACTACCAGACGATGTTCCGTGCGCTCAAGGAGCGGCACCCGCAGGTGCACATCAAGGCGCTCACCGCCGTCGAGATCGCGCACATCGCGCGTATCGAGAAGATGAGCCGCGAAGACGTGCTGATCGCGTTGCGTGAGGCTGGCCTCGACACGATGCCGGGCGGCGGCGCGGAGACGTTCAGTGCCGCTGTCCGCGACGTGATCGCGGATAAGAAGCTCGGCGGGGCCGACTACATCGACGTGCATCGCACCGCGCACAAGCTCGGTATCCGCTCGAACTGCACGATGTTGTACGGGCACGTGGAAACGATCGAGGATCGCATGCAGCACCTCAACATGCTGCGTGAACTGCAGGATGAGACCGGCGGCTTTCTCGCCTACATCCCGCTCGCGTACCACCCCGACGATAATGAACTCGGGAAGACGCTTGGCCGCGAAGGCACCTCCACCACCGGCTTCGACGATCTGCGTAACCTCGCGGTTGGGCGACTCTTCCTCGACAACTTCGAGCACATCAAGTCGCACTGGATCATGGTGTCGACGCCGGTGTCTCAGATCTCTCTGCATTTCGGCGTAAACGATATCGAGGGCACCGTCGTGCGCGAGAAGATCTATCACGCGGTCGGCGCGCACACGCCCCAGGGCATGACGCTGCCGCAGTTGCTCGGACTCATTCGCGGCGCGGGCAAGGTTCCGGCCGAACGTGACTCGTTCTATCGCGTGCTGCGCGAGTTCGAGCCCGACGACACCGGCGCGACAGACGCGTCGACCGAGCCGCTCGCTGGCGCGGTGGGCTGA
- the mqnC gene encoding cyclic dehypoxanthinyl futalosine synthase gives MRDLLDFYTNAPLLELGMEADRVRQAKHPHGVVTYIVDRNINYTNVCVADCGFCAFYRRPKNGEGYTLSFEQIGEKIEETKALGGVQILIQGGHNPYIPFEWYLDLMRYIKQHHPIHIHGFSPSEVDFFATRFRMEARDVIRELKAAGLDSIPGGGGEILVQRVRDIVAPKKAGADRWLEIMELAHNEGMKTSVTMMYGIGETLAERIEHLQRVRDLQARTGGFTAFITWPLQPENTPSMSHMPKTDAVTYLRTVAMSRIVLDNVPNLQSSWVTMGMKVGQMALNYGCNDFGSLMIEENVVSAANTTHRTTVEELDRLIRDAGFTPARRRQDYTLIASGAQAHATVAA, from the coding sequence ATGCGTGACCTTCTCGATTTCTATACCAACGCTCCGTTGCTCGAACTCGGCATGGAAGCCGATCGCGTGCGTCAGGCGAAGCATCCTCATGGCGTGGTCACATACATCGTCGACCGCAACATCAACTACACGAACGTCTGTGTGGCAGACTGCGGATTCTGCGCCTTTTATCGTCGGCCGAAGAACGGGGAAGGGTACACCCTGTCCTTCGAGCAGATCGGCGAGAAGATCGAGGAAACCAAGGCGCTCGGCGGTGTGCAGATCCTGATTCAGGGCGGGCATAATCCGTACATCCCGTTCGAGTGGTATCTGGACCTGATGCGCTACATCAAGCAGCATCATCCGATTCACATCCACGGGTTCTCGCCCAGCGAAGTCGATTTCTTCGCGACGCGTTTCCGGATGGAGGCGCGCGACGTGATTCGCGAGCTCAAGGCCGCCGGTCTCGATTCGATTCCCGGCGGTGGTGGTGAGATCCTCGTGCAGCGCGTCCGTGACATCGTGGCGCCCAAGAAGGCGGGCGCCGACCGCTGGCTCGAGATCATGGAGCTCGCGCACAACGAGGGCATGAAGACCTCGGTGACGATGATGTACGGCATCGGGGAAACACTCGCCGAGCGCATCGAGCATCTGCAGCGCGTGCGCGATCTGCAGGCGCGTACCGGCGGCTTCACGGCCTTCATCACGTGGCCGCTGCAGCCGGAGAACACGCCGTCGATGTCGCACATGCCCAAGACCGACGCGGTCACGTACCTGCGGACGGTGGCGATGTCCCGCATCGTGCTCGACAACGTGCCGAATCTGCAGTCGAGCTGGGTCACGATGGGTATGAAGGTCGGGCAGATGGCGCTCAACTACGGCTGCAACGATTTTGGCTCGCTGATGATCGAGGAGAATGTCGTCTCTGCGGCCAACACCACACATCGCACGACGGTCGAGGAGCTCGATCGCTTGATCCGTGACGCCGGTTTCACGCCGGCCCGGCGCCGCCAGGACTACACGCTGATTGCCAGTGGTGCACAGGCGCACGCGACGGTGGCGGCGTGA
- a CDS encoding menaquinone biosynthesis protein — protein sequence MLRVGRIPYINCFPVYGAIDRGIVPLDGSLITGIPTVLNRLMADGELDVSVVSAVEYARDAKRYLLLPELGITSDGPVRSVMLFSKRPPAELGGRKVIVSRSSMTSVALLELLFENVWRCRPEFVLGDAELVDVERFEDEPHEARLVIGDAALKLFDQANRGGAWAVRYPFREDLGGVWKSWTGLPFVFAVWVAQRRAPVHEALSAHASLIASRDWGLTHIDQLSAQAALATGVSREVCAEYFSGLDYRLSYPHLAGLTEFFRRLVLAGRVPDGTLAFLPAA from the coding sequence ATGCTGCGCGTCGGGCGCATCCCGTATATCAACTGCTTCCCCGTCTACGGCGCGATCGATCGTGGGATCGTGCCGCTCGACGGGAGTCTGATCACGGGCATCCCCACCGTGCTCAACCGGTTGATGGCCGACGGCGAGCTCGATGTGAGCGTGGTGTCCGCCGTTGAATATGCGCGCGATGCGAAGCGCTATCTGCTGCTGCCGGAGCTCGGTATCACGAGCGACGGCCCGGTGCGAAGCGTGATGCTGTTCAGCAAGCGTCCGCCTGCGGAGCTCGGTGGACGCAAAGTGATCGTGAGTCGAAGCTCCATGACATCCGTCGCACTGCTTGAGCTGTTGTTCGAGAACGTGTGGCGTTGCCGCCCCGAGTTCGTGCTTGGCGACGCCGAGTTGGTGGATGTCGAGCGCTTCGAAGATGAGCCGCATGAGGCGCGCTTGGTCATCGGGGACGCCGCGCTCAAGCTCTTCGATCAGGCAAATCGTGGCGGCGCGTGGGCCGTGCGCTATCCGTTTCGCGAGGATCTGGGCGGTGTGTGGAAATCGTGGACCGGACTCCCATTCGTCTTTGCCGTCTGGGTCGCGCAGCGTCGCGCACCGGTGCATGAGGCGCTCTCCGCGCACGCATCCTTGATCGCATCGCGCGACTGGGGTCTGACACACATCGATCAGCTGTCGGCGCAGGCGGCCCTGGCTACCGGCGTGTCGCGCGAAGTCTGTGCCGAGTACTTCTCGGGACTGGATTACCGCTTGTCGTACCCGCACCTCGCGGGTCTCACCGAATTCTTCCGTCGACTCGTACTGGCTGGGCGCGTGCCTGATGGCACGCTCGCCTTTCTGCCGGCTGCATGA
- a CDS encoding anthranilate synthase component II, with amino-acid sequence MLLVIDNYDSFTYNLVQYFGELGETLEVHRNDALTVDQVGDMAPDAIVVSPGPCSPREAGISVDVIRRYGGEIPLLGVCLGHQAIGEAYGGVVKRANRVMHGKMSKLVHDGTRLFAGIPSPVGVMRYHSLIVERVTLPAELQVTAVAVDDATEIHALQHRTHPVWGVQFHPESILTEHGRDLLVNFLAMSRAFRAASV; translated from the coding sequence ATGCTGCTCGTCATCGACAACTACGATTCGTTCACGTACAACCTCGTGCAATACTTCGGCGAGCTCGGCGAAACGCTCGAGGTGCACCGCAACGACGCACTCACGGTCGATCAGGTGGGCGACATGGCACCCGATGCCATCGTCGTTTCGCCCGGGCCCTGCTCGCCGCGCGAGGCGGGTATCTCGGTTGACGTGATCCGTCGTTACGGCGGCGAGATTCCGCTGCTCGGTGTATGCCTCGGACACCAGGCGATCGGCGAGGCATACGGTGGTGTCGTCAAGCGGGCCAACCGGGTCATGCACGGCAAGATGTCGAAGCTCGTACACGACGGGACCCGTCTCTTTGCCGGCATTCCATCGCCTGTCGGCGTGATGCGCTATCACTCCCTCATCGTCGAGCGCGTGACGCTGCCGGCCGAGTTGCAAGTGACCGCCGTCGCGGTCGACGACGCGACCGAAATTCATGCCCTGCAGCATCGCACGCATCCCGTCTGGGGCGTACAGTTTCATCCCGAGTCGATTCTCACCGAGCACGGTCGCGACCTGCTGGTGAATTTCCTCGCGATGTCGCGCGCGTTCCGGGCGGCGTCGGTCTAA
- a CDS encoding DedA family protein: MTDILAWLSSLPEPLLYGALVLAAFAENIFPPLPADTVIALGAFVAARGNGSAVGVWTATMIGNIGGAMMMYGLGHHFGLPWLMQRFPSLFPAGATQRVTERFKSQGVLAVIVSRFLPGVRAVVPPLAGAMGIGAVRALLAMSLASGAWYGLVCVLAFRAGANADALLARIAAQQRTVGLVAAAIVVLAIAVIWWRRRSSRP, translated from the coding sequence ATGACCGACATCCTCGCCTGGCTCTCGTCGCTGCCGGAGCCGCTGCTCTACGGCGCGCTCGTACTCGCGGCCTTCGCGGAAAACATCTTTCCGCCGCTGCCGGCCGATACCGTCATCGCGCTCGGTGCCTTCGTGGCAGCGCGCGGAAATGGCAGCGCCGTCGGCGTCTGGACCGCGACGATGATCGGAAATATCGGTGGCGCCATGATGATGTACGGGCTTGGGCATCACTTCGGACTCCCCTGGCTGATGCAGCGTTTTCCTTCGCTGTTTCCGGCGGGAGCGACCCAACGCGTCACCGAGCGTTTCAAGTCGCAGGGAGTGCTGGCCGTCATCGTGAGCCGCTTTCTTCCTGGTGTACGGGCCGTGGTGCCGCCGCTGGCCGGCGCGATGGGAATAGGTGCCGTGCGAGCCCTGCTCGCGATGTCGCTGGCGTCCGGTGCGTGGTATGGACTGGTATGCGTCCTGGCCTTTCGCGCTGGTGCGAATGCCGACGCCCTGCTGGCGCGGATCGCGGCACAGCAACGGACGGTCGGCCTGGTCGCTGCGGCGATCGTCGTCCTGGCCATCGCGGTCATCTGGTGGCGACGGCGGAGCAGTCGACCGTGA
- the kdsB gene encoding 3-deoxy-manno-octulosonate cytidylyltransferase, giving the protein MSVLAVIPARLGATRLPRKPLRLLAGEPLIVRVFERVAALAVADQIIVATDHPEVLAACESRGIPVVMTRDDHPSGTDRVAEVAARPEFAQFTVVLNVQGDEPFVSRAALAGAVSIVTDGRAPIGTAAVPIPVSSISKPDIVKVVRGDDGLALYFSRAPIPYLRDPADAGAQQALARQHVGVYAYTREALRSWVGWAPHPLELVERLEQLRPLAHGLAIGVADVPAAEGGIDTEDDLERANLRWHAFQTDTLS; this is encoded by the coding sequence ATGTCAGTACTCGCGGTGATCCCGGCGCGCCTTGGCGCGACCCGCCTTCCCCGCAAGCCGCTTCGCCTCCTCGCCGGCGAGCCGCTCATCGTCCGGGTCTTCGAGCGTGTCGCCGCGCTCGCCGTCGCCGACCAGATCATCGTGGCTACGGACCACCCTGAGGTCCTCGCCGCCTGCGAATCGCGTGGCATCCCCGTGGTCATGACGCGGGACGACCATCCGAGTGGCACCGACCGGGTGGCCGAAGTCGCCGCCCGGCCGGAATTCGCCCAATTCACGGTGGTGCTGAACGTCCAGGGCGACGAGCCGTTCGTGTCGCGTGCAGCGTTGGCCGGCGCCGTCTCGATCGTAACCGACGGTCGGGCGCCGATCGGGACGGCGGCAGTCCCCATTCCGGTGTCGTCGATCTCCAAACCCGACATCGTGAAAGTCGTGCGTGGCGATGACGGCCTCGCCCTCTATTTTTCGCGAGCACCTATTCCGTACTTGCGCGACCCGGCCGACGCCGGGGCGCAGCAGGCGCTGGCCCGTCAGCACGTCGGTGTGTACGCGTACACGCGCGAAGCCCTGCGGTCGTGGGTCGGCTGGGCGCCGCATCCGCTGGAACTCGTCGAACGTCTCGAACAGCTGCGCCCGCTCGCCCACGGTCTCGCGATCGGCGTGGCCGACGTGCCTGCGGCCGAAGGTGGTATCGATACCGAAGACGATCTTGAACGCGCGAACCTGCGCTGGCACGCTTTCCAAACAGATACGCTGTCGTGA
- a CDS encoding CTP synthase: MTTKNTNANQTTTPKYIFVTGGVVSSLGKGIAAASLGRLLVERGFRVTMMKLDPYLNVDPGTMSPFQHGEVFVTDDGAETDLDLGHYERFLDRPLSQANNITTGRIYSNVITKERRGEYLGSTVQVIPHITDEIKGAVKRIAPGNDVVLVEVGGTVGDIESLPFLEAIRQFRREVGKENALFVHLTLVPYIAAAGEVKTKPTQHSVRELMEIGIQPDFLICRSEKPLQDDVKRKIALFCNVDFGAVIESPDVPTIYEIPLSFEQQGFAERVMERLRLTAPTPDLTNWRTMVQHITKPHTRVKICVVGKYTDYIDSYKSVQEALIHGGIANDVGVDLAWTSSDLFTSSERAREILSNYHGLLVPGGFGVRGVEGMVEAIRAARELSIPFFGICLGMQVAIIEFARNVLKLEDSHSSEFAPECSDPVISLMDSQRDVTDMGGTMRLGAYPCRLQRGSKAAEVYGQPEVSERHRHRYEVSNRYRDSLIEHGMRLSGLSPDDSLVEMIELPGHPYFIGCQFHPELQSRPLRPHPLFAGFVAAAERYHHAQQQPAQPSLAHVNQ, translated from the coding sequence ATGACCACCAAGAACACGAACGCGAACCAGACGACCACGCCGAAGTACATCTTCGTGACCGGTGGCGTCGTGTCGTCGCTGGGGAAGGGAATCGCGGCCGCGTCGCTTGGTCGGTTGCTCGTCGAGCGCGGATTTCGCGTGACGATGATGAAGCTCGATCCGTATCTGAACGTCGACCCGGGCACCATGTCGCCGTTCCAACATGGCGAAGTCTTCGTCACGGACGACGGCGCCGAGACCGACCTCGATCTCGGACACTACGAACGCTTTCTCGACCGACCGCTGTCACAAGCGAACAATATCACGACGGGACGCATCTACTCCAACGTGATCACCAAGGAGCGTCGGGGAGAGTACCTCGGTTCCACGGTGCAGGTGATTCCGCACATCACCGATGAGATCAAGGGCGCAGTAAAGCGGATCGCGCCGGGCAACGACGTCGTGCTGGTCGAAGTCGGCGGCACGGTCGGTGACATCGAATCGCTGCCGTTCCTCGAGGCGATCCGACAGTTCCGTCGCGAAGTCGGCAAGGAGAACGCGCTCTTCGTGCACCTCACGCTCGTTCCGTACATCGCGGCCGCGGGTGAAGTGAAGACCAAGCCCACGCAGCATTCAGTGCGCGAGCTCATGGAGATCGGTATCCAGCCGGACTTCCTGATCTGCCGCAGCGAGAAGCCGTTGCAGGACGATGTGAAGCGCAAGATTGCGCTCTTCTGCAACGTCGATTTCGGTGCGGTGATCGAGAGCCCCGACGTGCCGACGATCTATGAGATCCCGTTGTCGTTCGAACAGCAGGGGTTCGCTGAGCGTGTGATGGAGCGGCTGCGCCTGACGGCGCCGACGCCTGATCTCACGAACTGGCGCACGATGGTGCAGCACATCACAAAGCCGCACACGCGTGTGAAGATCTGTGTCGTCGGCAAGTACACCGACTACATCGACAGCTACAAGAGCGTGCAGGAAGCGCTCATACACGGCGGCATCGCGAACGATGTCGGCGTCGACCTCGCCTGGACCTCGAGTGACCTCTTCACGTCATCCGAGCGGGCACGAGAGATTCTGTCGAACTATCACGGCCTGCTCGTACCGGGAGGGTTCGGCGTGCGCGGGGTGGAAGGGATGGTCGAGGCCATTCGGGCGGCGCGCGAACTGTCGATTCCGTTCTTCGGGATCTGTCTCGGCATGCAGGTGGCCATTATCGAGTTCGCGCGCAACGTGTTGAAGCTCGAGGACAGTCACTCCAGCGAGTTCGCGCCGGAGTGCAGTGATCCGGTGATCTCGTTGATGGACTCGCAGCGCGACGTGACCGATATGGGCGGCACCATGCGTCTCGGTGCGTATCCGTGCCGCTTACAGCGCGGATCGAAGGCGGCCGAAGTCTACGGACAGCCGGAAGTCAGCGAGCGTCACCGTCATCGCTACGAAGTGTCGAACCGCTACCGCGATTCGTTGATCGAGCACGGGATGCGCTTGAGCGGTCTGTCTCCCGACGACTCGCTCGTGGAAATGATTGAGCTTCCTGGACATCCGTATTTCATCGGCTGTCAGTTCCATCCCGAGTTGCAGTCGCGACCGCTGCGTCCGCATCCGCTATTCGCCGGCTTCGTCGCGGCGGCCGAGCGCTACCACCATGCGCAGCAACAGCCGGCGCAGCCATCACTGGCGCACGTGAATCAGTGA
- the ispF gene encoding 2-C-methyl-D-erythritol 2,4-cyclodiphosphate synthase, which yields MSTALPLRVGIGYDSHRFGEGGPMRLGGIDIPADMHCAGHSDGDAICHAVTDALLGAAALGDIGEMFPDTDAANKGKDSTVMLSAAVARLHDAGWRVGNVDITVVTQRPKIGPHRAAIRARLAELLDVTDIDVFVKGKTNESMGWIGREEGLAVMVTATVLPYR from the coding sequence GTGAGCACGGCGCTGCCCCTGCGCGTGGGCATCGGCTACGATTCGCACCGATTCGGCGAGGGTGGACCGATGCGTCTGGGCGGTATCGATATTCCGGCCGACATGCATTGCGCCGGTCACTCAGATGGCGACGCCATCTGCCATGCCGTGACCGACGCGCTGCTCGGTGCGGCGGCACTCGGGGACATCGGGGAGATGTTTCCTGATACCGACGCGGCCAACAAGGGCAAGGATTCCACCGTGATGTTATCCGCGGCCGTGGCGCGGCTTCACGACGCCGGCTGGCGCGTCGGCAATGTCGACATCACCGTGGTGACGCAGCGTCCCAAGATCGGTCCGCATCGTGCCGCCATCAGGGCGCGGCTCGCCGAACTGCTCGACGTCACCGACATCGATGTGTTCGTGAAGGGCAAGACCAATGAGTCCATGGGATGGATCGGGCGGGAGGAAGGGCTGGCCGTGATGGTCACCGCGACCGTCCTGCCGTATCGCTGA
- the fabF gene encoding beta-ketoacyl-ACP synthase II — MRRRVVVTGLGAVTPVGNDVATTWQSLLSGVSGGADITKFDASKYSVRFACEVKQFDPLSYMDRKEAKRADVYAQYAVAASVQAAADAGIAPGGIDPEMMGVIIGSGIGGIRSFEDQHDVYRTLGPSKISPFFIPMFIGDIAAGIVSMRLQAKGPNYATVSACASSAHAIGDAFRIIQYGDADVMFAGGSEAAVTPMSIGGFANMGALSTRNDSPATASRPFDKDRDGFVMGEGSGVVVLEELEHARRRGARIYGEIVGYRATGDAYHLTGQPEAHEGLQRAMRGALKDGGLAPTDVDYINAHGTSTPLNDPNESKGIQAVFGDHARVLSISSTKSATGHMLGAAGSVEFIACALAMRDSMVPPTINYATPDPECVLDYTPNTPRARAVNVAISNSSGFGGHNVSIALRRWHD, encoded by the coding sequence ATGCGGCGGCGGGTCGTCGTTACGGGGCTTGGTGCCGTTACGCCTGTCGGCAACGACGTGGCGACGACCTGGCAGTCTTTGCTCTCTGGAGTGTCCGGGGGCGCTGACATCACGAAGTTCGATGCGTCCAAGTATTCCGTGCGGTTCGCGTGCGAGGTCAAGCAGTTCGACCCGCTCTCGTACATGGATCGCAAGGAAGCGAAGCGCGCGGACGTCTATGCGCAGTACGCCGTCGCGGCGTCGGTGCAGGCGGCGGCTGACGCGGGCATCGCTCCGGGTGGCATTGACCCGGAAATGATGGGCGTCATCATAGGCAGTGGTATCGGCGGTATTCGGAGCTTCGAAGACCAGCACGATGTCTACCGCACACTGGGTCCCAGCAAGATTTCGCCGTTCTTCATTCCGATGTTCATCGGCGACATCGCCGCGGGCATCGTGTCGATGCGCCTGCAGGCGAAGGGCCCGAATTACGCCACCGTTTCCGCCTGTGCCTCGAGCGCGCACGCGATCGGCGATGCGTTCCGGATCATCCAGTATGGTGATGCCGACGTGATGTTCGCCGGCGGATCCGAAGCGGCCGTCACGCCGATGTCGATCGGTGGTTTCGCCAACATGGGCGCCCTCTCTACGCGCAACGATTCGCCAGCCACGGCGTCGCGTCCGTTCGACAAGGATCGCGATGGCTTCGTGATGGGCGAAGGGTCGGGAGTCGTCGTGCTCGAGGAACTCGAGCACGCTCGGCGCCGCGGTGCGCGCATTTACGGCGAGATCGTTGGCTATCGCGCTACAGGCGATGCCTATCACCTCACGGGGCAGCCGGAAGCGCACGAGGGACTGCAGCGAGCCATGCGTGGCGCGTTGAAGGACGGTGGGCTCGCGCCCACGGATGTCGACTACATCAACGCACACGGCACGTCCACGCCGCTGAACGATCCCAACGAGTCCAAGGGCATCCAGGCGGTGTTCGGCGACCACGCGCGCGTGCTGTCGATCAGTTCCACCAAGTCGGCCACCGGACACATGCTCGGCGCGGCTGGCTCGGTGGAGTTCATCGCCTGCGCCCTGGCGATGCGCGACAGCATGGTTCCACCCACGATTAACTACGCGACTCCGGATCCTGAGTGCGTTCTCGACTACACGCCGAACACGCCGCGGGCGCGGGCGGTAAATGTCGCGATTTCGAACAGCTCGGGTTTCGGCGGTCATAACGTCTCGATTGCACTCCGACGGTGGCACGACTAG